In one Deltaproteobacteria bacterium genomic region, the following are encoded:
- the pth gene encoding aminoacyl-tRNA hydrolase, translating into MGNPGRRYASTLHNAGFLAIDRIAESLGVRWRAAAAASLGTAEIGGRQVVLAKPMTFMNLSGDAVAPLYRKHADGPGDLVVLHDDLDLPVGAVRLKRGGGTGGHNGLRSLKERLGTADFLRIRVGIGRPPAGVDPADYVLTPPAPELGGAFDAAVAAAGEAFADIARLGFDKAMTRWNAKAREDNKVCKAPPESPGGNILLAPGTLSGGSISRKEARSQDDTEEV; encoded by the coding sequence CTGGGGAATCCGGGGCGCCGGTACGCCTCGACGCTCCACAACGCGGGGTTCCTGGCGATCGACCGGATCGCCGAATCGCTGGGAGTGCGGTGGCGCGCGGCCGCCGCGGCTTCGCTGGGAACCGCCGAGATCGGTGGGCGGCAGGTCGTCCTCGCCAAGCCGATGACGTTCATGAACCTGTCCGGCGACGCGGTGGCTCCGCTCTACCGGAAGCACGCCGACGGCCCGGGGGATCTGGTGGTCCTGCACGACGACCTCGATCTGCCGGTCGGGGCGGTGCGGCTCAAGCGTGGCGGTGGGACGGGCGGCCACAACGGACTGCGCTCCCTCAAGGAACGTCTCGGGACCGCCGATTTCTTGAGGATCCGCGTGGGGATCGGGCGGCCCCCCGCGGGGGTTGACCCGGCCGACTACGTCCTGACCCCCCCGGCTCCCGAGCTCGGGGGGGCGTTCGACGCGGCGGTCGCCGCCGCCGGCGAGGCGTTCGCCGACATCGCCAGGCTTGGTTTCGACAAGGCCATGACGCGCTGGAACGCGAAGGCGCGCGAGGACAATAAGGTTTGCAAGGCCCCGCCGGAATCCCCGGGGGGAAACATACTCCTTGCTCCCGGCACATTGTCCGGGGGCTCGATCAGCCGAAAGGAGGCAAGATCGCAAGATGACACTGAAGAGGTATGA